The DNA segment CTTTCTTTGTTAtgtactttttcttttacatatacaataaatatttaacctaagaaaaaagttaaagtttatgtcttttaaaaataattagttaaagttaaaaagtaacttatttaaaattaaccaagtttattaatttttaaactagtTATTATCTAATCCTGGATTCTTCTATTCaactagttaaattttttttgttttaattctgatcaaagttgaaaaatataaaaataacatataaactttcttataaGTAACAACAAAAATAGCTAAGTATTGTTGTATGaagttttttaagtatttaagataCCTTAATTGTGTTTCTGAACATTACAGAGATTTACCGGCTAAATTCAAATCGGAAATAGCGGTACACTGCACGGCGAATGTTTCGGAATCATTAATATCCTCTGTAGAAGAATCATTGAAGCATGGAGTCACTCGGGATACactaattgatattttaacatACACTCTGCCGCGTATAATACCCAACATTATTCTTAATAAACGGGAAGAAATCATTCCTCTAATCCTTGGTGCAATCCATCTCCATTCGAATTCCGGCGAGAGGGAGAAGTTGTTGCAGTTGCTGTTCAACTTAAAGAAGAGGCCACAAGAGGACGAGCGGCAAATGATACTGGCCggttagtaaaaaaaatttatatgaattaagGAAGTTTATCAGCTTTAAGAAAATGGAGGGAATCACGTGATCATTTTTCATTAGAAATGGGAAATAACATGCTACTTGTAACGtcattatcgttatttttttgtaacggtaatgttatatttttacagtaatGGTAatgaattttatctttattttataaatatataatacgtatagaTCATGTCGCAATTAACTAAACCACTATGGCTTTTGTATTCAATTGATCAAATAGCGACATAAACAATTGGATACCACTCTAgaaaaaaatcatcaaaatttcttgctcaaatgattttttatattaacctGGCTTTTTCTGTGTCAGGCTTAATCGTAATGGCGAAACTCGCAGAAGAGCCGCAAGAAACAGAAGAAATCCTAACAATTTGTTGGGAGCAGAGTCAACACAAATATCCAGAGAGAAGATTATTAGCTGTTGAATGTTGCTCTGTGTTAGCGTCCTATACATCTGCTTCTATCAGAAATTCGCTAATGCTGTCGATGTTGCAGCAGATGTTATTGGAAGACAAAGATCCTATTGTACGAACTAGTGTAGTGAAAAGCCTCGCACTACTCATAATTTTGATGGACGATTCTGATAAATATTTTCaggtaaatatctttttttgttatttctttttcttttataaacttttacaatCAAGAAATTAAACTGGTGTTTTTTAATTccagtatacatatatgttgtaCCTaaccaaaatttaatttatcaagtattatttattatattcaaggaaaattaattatactaatGAAAACTTTATACTATCTGTTActataaaaatacgaaatatttatttcttataattgaacaaaaattgttgaaaattcttgcatttttatcatatatctCATATGAATAGGATATATGGTCAGTCGTATGTAAGATATACAACGCgtagataatttacaaatattgtttataaataaaacataaaatgacgtaataatttataaaatgtgtttacaaaatttattagaataagaacgataaatatatgtacgaaataataataaagtattacaGAGGAGGAgatagagattaaaataaaaaaaatattttactgaagTTTTAATTACAGCAGTTTTTTGCTGTACAACTTccttaattttgttgtaaaaggTTTATTAAAGCTAAATGTGAAAGAAATCTTACAATCATTGATGGAAACGATAATAAagatcaacttaaaaaaaatgatctgAAAAATGGCtgcttatattattaattaaaaattaacttatttaacgaagttaagttattagctttttaattttattatttaactaattattattcaactttATGTAAATTGCAGTGTGAGGAACTAGTATTAACAGCGCTCCACGACACATCGTCGATGGTCGTTGACACAGCGTTGTCGGTACTGTTACCGGTTTTGGCACAATGGGCATTATCTCTGAGGAGACTGCATATGAATTTGTTACCGCGCATAATCTCAAAAGTTAAAAACCAGTTAAAGTTGGTACATTCCCAGACTTCGCCGAATAAAGATTACGTCGACGAAGAGAAGTTGGTGCCATCGATCAGTATTCTACAGTGCATCTTACCTTACACGGTCTTGTGCGTTGCCAATACCGACGAGGTACGAGTTTGCATCAAGGATAACATGTCATCAGACTTGTGTGAGTTATTAGAGGaagtaaatgataaataacaacgtatatttaaataaatgcaaagtaaaagaaatataaacaagAAAAACAGTACAAAAACTACACTGAAATTTAAAGATCAATGTATTTACTACTGGAAAAAACAACAACCTGGAATTTTCAACCTGGAATTCTCAAGCGAGTTCtcttttattttggaaaattatgaaatttcatagaattttattgatacttAGGGAAATTTTGGAAAGAAGattgttataaaaaagtttgtttttacTGTGCTCGGAGaaaacaaacaatttttcaGGCGAGGAATCTAGTGGTGCTAGTTAAAATTACATCATATGTGACATTGTGTTTAAATTGGGAAAATGTATGTTGTCACACTTATTCATGAGATAGGACACTATGCTACATATGTATCGGTACATAGTGTGATACATTATGTTCTGacattaaaaatacagaatataaaaaaaaatattacatttagtaaagaaaatatcaaatgtaaaggaaaatttttgtacatttgcaCGACACACTTGCACGGGTGGCTGGCAGCCCGCTAGGTGGAGAAAAACTATCTCGAACCTGTGCAAGCACACGACCGTtgtatctaataaataaaacatttttatgaaatattctatatttttaatatcaaaacgtAATGTCACATcgtgtattattaatacatatgtatagttTATCGATCCGTCTTCTGAATTGCGATGCCACGCATTTTTCCGATCTAaacgcaatttttttatgtatttccgttatgcaacataattttaaaattagcaCAATCAGATTCCTAGcctcaaaaattataaaaaataaagttagttttattttcttctatcACAGTGAGAACAGTCCTTTTCACaacattcttcttttatttttaaattttaattctatctttttctaacaAAATAGTTTCTCTGATTATTTTTAGtacaataaaagttaattatttttaatgaaataaaaattaaatttaacaattcaGAAATAACAAcgcaaaaaatttagaaaatttgatGAATTTAGGATGAATATGGATATGAGTAGGTTATATTGAAAGCTAAgtgtatttaaacatttaaagattttaatagaAAGAGTAGATTccacatttctaaaaaattcagaaaaattgaaaatatttttagtagaTTTTTTGTACAAAGCTCATAAGCTCGCACAAAAACAAAAGCACAAAAGTTTTCTAGAAACTTTGTGGTGCAGCCGAGGAATTTCTGGCGTTGTGTCACTCCAATATCATTGATCCAAGGACATTCTATGAGGATTCTGTTGACGTCGGCGTTCTTCTCAACACTTTCTTCTCCAAATCTTGGGAGGACGAATCCTGGCCAGAATTGGAGTGGTTTACGAACAAAttgtgaatattatttattttttatattattaaaattatattaaattatattacaatattaataataaataataatattaaaaactaattgttaaaataatagcgtattatatattattacaagtaCAGTTtgcttcataaaaatttattttttataatgttcaattatttagctttaaaaataaaaattacaactataaaaaaaactaaaattttttcaatgcaaATCTCAACACATTGATTATTTTTGTTGCAAGAGACattgattttaaaatgtatttctctttttttcacaGACTATATGATATCTTGGATATGGTGAAGTCTATAGATGCAGCTcaggaaaatgttttaaaaattcttcttaCATACATTCATTCATTGTGTATAGGATTTGGGAAATATATCACACAATCAAGGGTAAATAAAAGAGATTCTATGTTTAGATAGAAATATTACTGAGATTTAATGATTAGTGATTCAGAGTTAgtgaatttttagttatttctaaattatcaatttcttaaattttcagATAGAAACTTTTCTATTCTTGAAACtagaattataatatgtttctactcttgaattttttttcaaaattcttgtttttcaaaatgtttattgaaatattagtaatatggttaaaaattttatgtataaatattatttcagatacAAGCAGTATTTTCTAAGGAAGTATCAGAACTTGAGAAGGAATTGACAGCACTATCAGCggataagaaaaatatgagcTTTGCGTTGATACCAAGTTATTTGGTGATTCTGAGTACTCTTGATTGCACGGAGCTCGCACACTGTTTCAAACAATTTCTTGTAGTTTTATCTATGAGCGGCACCAGCATATCTTGGCTGCAAATCACCGCCAGTATATTATGCGCTCGTGAACAAACACAAGAATATGTGCTTGCTAGTTTATGGGATGGTTTGtatcatatttcttttttcttattattatacgatttaaaaaaataatactgacGGAGTTAATCATTTTCTGTAGTgtttttttctcctctctctctttttttttttttttacaatgaataTTATTCTGGTTCTCAAATTGCTTCATTacgtcacaattttgaaaaatgtgcagttaaagttgtaaaaaagaCTTTCACATACTTTGtcttatatgtacaatatatgctgaagaagttttattgcaatcaaaattgaatatatCATTAGGACATTCTctcaaaatgaattttttgtgaCTGTAATGAATAAGATTCACGATTAAATATAGGATCTATTGCGGAAAAGCTGTAAATTAGATCATTGATCATTTATCAAATagctttcaaaaatatttttttaaacttcagGGATTTTTAGATCGATAAGTTTGAATCCGTTGTCTGCATTGACAAAATGGATTCAACATGGCGGatattaaacacacacacacacacacacacacacacacacacacacacatcttaTTCTCgtttaaattctaattattttaaaagatttctttctcgaattaaaaatatatttatgtatccAAAAAACtaacgaatattttatttttattttctcaaaatcaaTATACACATGTTTTTGTTATAATACTTTgcgatatttttgaattataacaaCAAACTTCTTTGCAGGTGTAATGCATCAGAGATCATCTGTGAGGTGTGCAACAGCAACATTATTTGGTTCCATTATCGCCCACATCTCGGACCGATTAGTGAACACTAAGATCGTACCGGCCATTGCAACACTTGCCAGCGATCCTGAAGTGTGAGAGACTTTTCTTCTctatttatatatgcatatatctGAAATACATGATCCTTATAACATCATTAGtttcttatcaaattttaattataataatttttaaattcttaaacatATAACTTAATCTATAAACAATAGTAATAGTAAAAATCAACCATTGAAAATGTGAAACATAAACGAAGAGAGTgccattttttatcttaatcttgataataatttttgtatgaattttataatttttaattcatacaaACTGCCAGGTAAATAGGCATCACGGGATATAAAAAAGTCTAAGTTCAAACTTTGGCTGaggttaatattttttacaataaattctttacagtgaTTCTACAGAGTTTTTACTACTGAGAAAATctgaaatttagaaaatttatttaatcatttctatttttgaaaattatggatTAGGATTCtattgattaagaaaaattttagaattttactttgaaattttaattttatctttttctgatcaaattatttcttggtcaaattttttcttgataatacaaaatttgattataatattattttaaatattttttttatcaggtaAATAAATccataatttttctaaaaattagtCATTTTCagcaaagttaaaatatatttgacaaatcGCTTTTGCGTGATATTGATgtgatttctattttatatcgTACAATAAGCGAATAAATATCTTTACAGTAGTGTGCGTTGCGCTGCAATCTCTACACTAGGCCGTATAATAATGGAGTGCAAAGTGAGGGAAGCACGCGATAAAGCACGTTTAACATTGGAAACAATTGCGAAGAATCCTCAAGAGCTTTCTCAAATTTTGGCGACTTCATTAGTATCCACGTTTGCAGTCATCGCTCCCACTTGCCCACAGACATATATAGAAGACAGTACGTTATTTTTCATAGATTATGTTCTTTGTCTAACTTGAAAGCTAAATTCTTGAATGTGGAATGCGAACTCTCGGGCTAATATTCATTGTcgatattcatttttatatttaagattatcttaaATACTCTTTTGAAATGTCATCAACCTTTTACAAATTAgcatttttagtattattagcattttaagacaTTATTACTTAATCCTTTTGTGCCTGATAGCACATATATGTgccaaattttcaaaaatttatattttccacaaaaataaaactaGCAACTTGTTTCTGGGCCTATAAGAAAGAATAGGACTTTTCACAAAAACAAACATTATCCTTGGCAGTCTCCCCCTTTGATCTGCATCTCgacaaaaattcgtaaaaaggaataaaagtgaaaaatgcatatatctcacaaaaattaaaatagcgaATTCTTTCTGATCTTATTTTAAAGATCACCAATTATAtctctgttattattattgttattatcaatattatattactgtATTACCATATTGAGCTCTTGTTAATTGCAGTAATAGCGACGCACTTGTCGACAATCGCTTCGTTCGCACTTCAACAGAGCCGTAAGATCGAATTAGTAAATGCACTGGTAGAGGCGTACTCTGTGCTGGTTTATTGCCCGTTAAGTAGTCAATGCGTCTCTGGAATAGTGCTACCAGGGCTAAGGCATCTCGAAACGCTGGTAAATCAGTGTCTGCCTCAACAAAAAGACGCAGTGCGTTCCTTACTTAGAGAAGCAGAGTCCAGGCAAGATTTACCGAAGTCGATAGATaggtattgaataaaaataattatatcataaatatacgGTCTGTATACAGAATGTTTACTATTGAGAAAATTGGGAAATCCTGAAATTTCCTGAAATAATTTCTGAgcgaatttattttttatatccttGAGAATTATGGATTTTTATAGAACTTTATTGATACTAAgggaaatttttgaattttatttttaatttaaattctatcttgATAAAATTACACTTCTTTGAGCATTTCTTTGGAACATCtctcaagaaaaatattatatatcctATATTTTCAAAACCATctacgaaaaatatttataaaaaagttactcTGTTTCCAGGACACTTTCGACGAGTTCCGGTCTTTCCCTGTCCATTGCAACGGTGAATGTTGGCCAAGGTGTCGAAGACATGCGCCAAAGGATGAGCAAGATCTTTCAACCGAAAATCGGATCACCCGGTATGCCGAGTATCTTCCGCAAGAAATAAACTTGTCTTACAGCAAAGAATCGTAAGAGCAGAGCATCAACATCGGTGAAACTCACGAGAGTATTAATAAGGTTGTTGTTAgacatatatgtacaatattgtttcaacgaatgttaacttatttttttattgcgctAGTTTTGTAAATgacgtgtaaaatattttgtttaaatattaatataatccaAGGATGCCGAAGGCAAAGAGTGTTTTCACGTTTCACAAAACTTTGATGTCCATTCGATCAGTTTGCGCCTTTGCAACATGTCATTTCCTACTCACCAGCATCTTGATCACTTTCCGACGATCTTCTCTTAAACTCTCGAAACGTcgcattttcttcaatttttagtaaaagaattaaaaaaccaAGATTGAGTAATAATTAGTTGAAAAGTTGAAAGTATAGTCTAATAATAGTaagtaaattattgaaaattacaaaatttacgTTCCAAAATTTCAGAcgcttttttcaaaaatttttttaatgatgacCATAATAACTCTAACACGATATTAATCCAATCAATTTGAAGACTTTAAACGtcagttttaataatatttcacatcGGGTCATAAAGGTTTTctcctaattttttttaagttacaacaaaaaaacaagtagagatatgttttggaccgataatgtaacaacacaatgataataagaaagccttcttcggtcgtagctagattttagtgcctatatttattcgtgtaattttatatacttctttgaattcggcgcacattctagttgaattcgaagaagtatataaaatcacacgaataaatataggcactaagatctagctacgaccgaaggctttcttaaaaaaataaatgtaacgtAAAAAAATGCTTAAGTTAATACTAAttcagataatttattaaaaatcttgacCATTATGCAGCTCTGCGATGATTGTTTAGACCgtcattattctttattttagtacttataattttgcatcttaattttatcaaaatatggttatctaaaaaaaactttcttctaactcttttataataaaaattttatatgatgttGAAAAGAGAGAGTAGTATCCCATTTTTCGACTAGCTATAAacctttaaaaagaaaaaaaggataaacACAAAACACAGCGACTAAcagtaattaatgtttaatttcgaAATCTGTCACTTTACATAGTAATAAACAAACGTCATAGATcatatcatatatcatatatatcgcatatcatatatataatacacaagTGTTTTCCTCGTAGAATAGTTTACAAAATCAGACTTTCTAGGAATACACATCCTGTTGCGTCCTGCTCTTGCTCGGTtctgttttcattttttgtttttctttttaatgtaatCACAGCTTATCCTGATGCGTCAACGAAACGTTGCTATTGCAgtgcttttttaaaaatccttttttgtttgatatttaaTCGATACAATCATCGGAGAGAGTTTTGCCGTAACGATAAACAATTTGCTCGATCCCGATAAACAATTTATGGAACCAAAGTATGTTTCATTGTCACACTCTCACGCGGTGCAATTTTTTTCGAAGAACTCTCATTATTATACCAATTTATTGTTATGAAAATTTTCTTGAGGATTATCTAAAAAGATCTAGTCTCTTAGGAAACCAGACAACGACCCGGTTGCGAATCTGAAAAAGCTCAGTCAATTAACACTAAAACTCTTAAAACTCCGATTTCAGCGTGAATCtataaaaatcacataaatagcACACAATTAACCGCGATTAGCGCTTAAATTAATGGGCAAAATACTTTCgcaatatcttattaattttcttctccCACTTCATTCTAAGTCGTTTAAGATCAGGAGAAACGCTGTTAAATATGggccaatatattttttttttgttgtcaaATATTTCCttctaattttctctttttgccATTATCTTTTTTGCCTTTCGTAATTAATATCTATAGATCCCTCGATCTAATTTTCGTTAACCAGCTATATAAATTACACCGCACTTTTTTCTCCGCGTGCACATATAACAATATCGGAAAGCAACAAACGAGACATGAATGTAGGATTACTGACACCAGTAAATGACTATTTAACAAGATAGATCGAACTTCGtacagatttaattaaaataaatatgtttattaaaatatgaattaattgtaaataaatgtgGACAAAAGAAATGTATCTCATTTCAACAAATGTATCTGTAACAGAAATTTACTAGAAGCAAAATACGTACCAAAAGAAAtaagttttacattaaatattattgaagaaattaaaa comes from the Solenopsis invicta isolate M01_SB chromosome 14, UNIL_Sinv_3.0, whole genome shotgun sequence genome and includes:
- the LOC105207744 gene encoding RAB11-binding protein RELCH homolog isoform X1, giving the protein MASVIEEGKESLPANDKGYAAPRTSISYEEMATKLLNEKLLLTALEMHAELCEAGKELPVLREFFSNPNNFESSNIKPEPYTPMPRSSSQATLDSLDMTRYSEDGAGVDERVAILEFELRKARENISALRANLTVVTELEGTLKTPDKNSEKLITELPIKPHEQRALNFLINEYLLARLYKLTSITFSDECEEQDFEDWQDVGLNIPKPTELLQIYREYMRTNGYDKPPSTSVAVQTDFVVEDGKERKAESLEMVEQIERLQQQIAMLEQEKTALQEVNSSNKENVMENPVKSGSCGTIRTINSNSTTPDKFELLEPLPRDTSTTTQEPEEDDSVSAIVSLDETDPGDKEWTRLQLPRVNITEKSSVLSTASSRDLPAKFKSEIAVHCTANVSESLISSVEESLKHGVTRDTLIDILTYTLPRIIPNIILNKREEIIPLILGAIHLHSNSGEREKLLQLLFNLKKRPQEDERQMILAGLIVMAKLAEEPQETEEILTICWEQSQHKYPERRLLAVECCSVLASYTSASIRNSLMLSMLQQMLLEDKDPIVRTSVVKSLALLIILMDDSDKYFQCEELVLTALHDTSSMVVDTALSVLLPVLAQWALSLRRLHMNLLPRIISKVKNQLKLVHSQTSPNKDYVDEEKLVPSISILQCILPYTVLCVANTDEVRVCIKDNMSSDLSEEFLALCHSNIIDPRTFYEDSVDVGVLLNTFFSKSWEDESWPELEWFTNKLLYDILDMVKSIDAAQENVLKILLTYIHSLCIGFGKYITQSRIQAVFSKEVSELEKELTALSADKKNMSFALIPSYLVILSTLDCTELAHCFKQFLVVLSMSGTSISWLQITASILCAREQTQEYVLASLWDGVMHQRSSVRCATATLFGSIIAHISDRLVNTKIVPAIATLASDPEVSVRCAAISTLGRIIMECKVREARDKARLTLETIAKNPQELSQILATSLVSTFAVIAPTCPQTYIEDIIATHLSTIASFALQQSRKIELVNALVEAYSVLVYCPLSSQCVSGIVLPGLRHLETLVNQCLPQQKDAVRSLLREAESRQDLPKSIDRTLSTSSGLSLSIATVNVGQGVEDMRQRMSKIFQPKIGSPGMPSIFRKK
- the LOC105207744 gene encoding RAB11-binding protein RELCH homolog isoform X3 → MASVIEEGKESLPANDKGYAAPRTSISYEEMATKLLNEKLLLTALEMHAELCEAGKELPVLREFFSNPNNFESSNIKPEPYTPMPRSSSQATLDSLDMTRYSEDGAGVDERVAILEFELRKARENISALRANLTVVTELEGTLKTPDKNSEKLITELPIKPHEQRALNFLINEYLLARLYKLTSITFSDECEEQDFEDWQDVGLNIPKPTELLQIYREYMRTNGYDKPPSTSVAVQTDFVVEDGKERKAESLEMVEQIERLQQQIAMLEQEKTALQEVNSSNKENVMENPVKSGSCGTIRTINSNSTTPDKFELLEPLPRDTSTTTQEPEEDDSVSAIVSLDETDPGDKEWTRLQLPRVNITEKSSVLSTASSRDLPAKFKSEIAVHCTANVSESLISSVEESLKHGVTRDTLIDILTYTLPRIIPNIILNKREEIIPLILGAIHLHSNSGEREKLLQLLFNLKKRPQEDERQMILAGLIVMAKLAEEPQETEEILTICWEQSQHKYPERRLLAVECCSVLASYTSASIRNSLMLSMLQQMLLEDKDPIVRTSVVKSLALLIILMDDSDKYFQCEELVLTALHDTSSMVVDTALSVLLPVLAQWALSLRRLHMNLLPRIISKVKNQLKLVHSQTSPNKDYVDEEKLVPSISILQCILPYTVLCVANTDEKLCGAAEEFLALCHSNIIDPRTFYEDSVDVGVLLNTFFSKSWEDESWPELEWFTNKLLYDILDMVKSIDAAQENVLKILLTYIHSLCIGFGKYITQSRIQAVFSKEVSELEKELTALSADKKNMSFALIPSYLVILSTLDCTELAHCFKQFLVVLSMSGTSISWLQITASILCAREQTQEYVLASLWDGVMHQRSSVRCATATLFGSIIAHISDRLVNTKIVPAIATLASDPEVSVRCAAISTLGRIIMECKVREARDKARLTLETIAKNPQELSQILATSLVSTFAVIAPTCPQTYIEDIIATHLSTIASFALQQSRKIELVNALVEAYSVLVYCPLSSQCVSGIVLPGLRHLETLVNQCLPQQKDAVRSLLREAESRQDLPKSIDRTLSTSSGLSLSIATVNVGQGVEDMRQRMSKIFQPKIGSPGMPSIFRKK
- the LOC105207744 gene encoding RAB11-binding protein RELCH homolog isoform X4 encodes the protein MTRYSEDGAGVDERVAILEFELRKARENISALRANLTVVTELEGTLKTPDKNSEKLITELPIKPHEQRALNFLINEYLLARLYKLTSITFSDECEEQDFEDWQDVGLNIPKPTELLQIYREYMRTNGYDKPPSTSVAVQTDFVVEDGKERKAESLEMVEQIERLQQQIAMLEQEKTALQEVNSSNKENVMENPVKSGSCGTIRTINSNSTTPDKFELLEPLPRDTSTTTQEPEEDDSVSAIVSLDETDPGDKEWTRLQLPRVNITEKSSVLSTASSRDLPAKFKSEIAVHCTANVSESLISSVEESLKHGVTRDTLIDILTYTLPRIIPNIILNKREEIIPLILGAIHLHSNSGEREKLLQLLFNLKKRPQEDERQMILAGLIVMAKLAEEPQETEEILTICWEQSQHKYPERRLLAVECCSVLASYTSASIRNSLMLSMLQQMLLEDKDPIVRTSVVKSLALLIILMDDSDKYFQCEELVLTALHDTSSMVVDTALSVLLPVLAQWALSLRRLHMNLLPRIISKVKNQLKLVHSQTSPNKDYVDEEKLVPSISILQCILPYTVLCVANTDEVRVCIKDNMSSDLSEEFLALCHSNIIDPRTFYEDSVDVGVLLNTFFSKSWEDESWPELEWFTNKLLYDILDMVKSIDAAQENVLKILLTYIHSLCIGFGKYITQSRIQAVFSKEVSELEKELTALSADKKNMSFALIPSYLVILSTLDCTELAHCFKQFLVVLSMSGTSISWLQITASILCAREQTQEYVLASLWDGVMHQRSSVRCATATLFGSIIAHISDRLVNTKIVPAIATLASDPEVSVRCAAISTLGRIIMECKVREARDKARLTLETIAKNPQELSQILATSLVSTFAVIAPTCPQTYIEDIIATHLSTIASFALQQSRKIELVNALVEAYSVLVYCPLSSQCVSGIVLPGLRHLETLVNQCLPQQKDAVRSLLREAESRQDLPKSIDRTLSTSSGLSLSIATVNVGQGVEDMRQRMSKIFQPKIGSPGMPSIFRKK
- the LOC105207744 gene encoding RAB11-binding protein RELCH homolog isoform X2, encoding MASVIEEGKESLPANDKGYAAPRTSISYEEMATKLLNEKLLLTALEMHAELCEAGKELPVLREFFSNPNNFESSNIKPEPYTPMPRSSSQATLDSLDMTRYSEDGAGVDERVAILEFELRKARENISALRANLTVVTELEGTLKTPDKNSEKLITELPIKPHEQRALNFLINEYLLARLYKLTSITFSDECEEQDFEDWQDVGLNIPKPTELLQIYREYMRTNGYDKPPSTSVAVQTDFVVEDGKERKAESLEMVEQIERLQQQIAMLEQEKTALQEVNSSNKENVMENPVKSGSCGTIRTINSNSTTPDKFELLEPLPRDTSTTTQEPEEDDSVSAIVSLDETDPGDKEWTRLQLPRVNITEKSSVLSTASSRDLPAKFKSEIAVHCTANVSESLISSVEESLKHGVTRDTLIDILTYTLPRIIPNIILNKREEIIPLILGAIHLHSNSGEREKLLQLLFNLKKRPQEDERQMILAGLIVMAKLAEEPQETEEILTICWEQSQHKYPERRLLAVECCSVLASYTSASIRNSLMLSMLQQMLLEDKDPIVRTSVVKSLALLIILMDDSDKYFQCEELVLTALHDTSSMVVDTALSVLLPVLAQWALSLRRLHMNLLPRIISKVKNQLKLVHSQTSPNKDYVDEEKLVPSISILQCILPYTVLCVANTDEVRVCIKDNMSSDLSEEFLALCHSNIIDPRTFYEDSVDVGVLLNTFFSKSWEDESWPELEWFTNKLLYDILDMVKSIDAAQENVLKILLTYIHSLCIGFGKYITQSRIQAVFSKEVSELEKELTALSADKKNMSFALIPSYLVILSTLDCTELAHCFKQFLVVLSMSGTSISWLQITASILCAREQTQEYVLASLWDGVMHQRSSVRCATATLFGSIIAHISDRLVNTKIVPAIATLASDPEVVRCAAISTLGRIIMECKVREARDKARLTLETIAKNPQELSQILATSLVSTFAVIAPTCPQTYIEDIIATHLSTIASFALQQSRKIELVNALVEAYSVLVYCPLSSQCVSGIVLPGLRHLETLVNQCLPQQKDAVRSLLREAESRQDLPKSIDRTLSTSSGLSLSIATVNVGQGVEDMRQRMSKIFQPKIGSPGMPSIFRKK